Proteins encoded in a region of the Quercus lobata isolate SW786 chromosome 8, ValleyOak3.0 Primary Assembly, whole genome shotgun sequence genome:
- the LOC115956025 gene encoding PRA1 family protein B3-like: MASPPTLPISNSQTNSTATTQPITTPAFRSFISRLSSSIRHGFSQRRPWSELVDRTSMTRPESLTEAYSRIRKNLAYFRVNYLTFISLVLAFSLLSHPISLLVLLSLLAAWTFLYFFRPSNQPLVILGRTFSDRETLIGLSLLTVVVVFLTTVGSLLISALMVGFAIVCAHGAFKVPEDLFLDDQEPANSGLLSFLGGAASSAAAAAAPVAARV; this comes from the coding sequence ATGGCCTCTCCACCGACACTCCCAATCTCCAACTCACAAACCAACTCCACCGCCACCACCCAACCCATAACCACGCCCGCTTTCCGCTCGTTCATCTCACGCTTATCCTCCTCGATCCGCCACGGCTTCTCTCAACGCCGCCCATGGTCCGAACTCGTAGACCGGACCTCCATGACCCGACCCGAATCCCTCACCGAAGCCTACTCTCGGATCCGAAAAAACCTCGCCTATTTCCGCGTCAACTACCTCACCTTCATATCCTTGGTCCTcgctttctctctcctctctcacccAATCTCTCTCCTCGTTCTCCTCTCTCTCCTCGCCGCGTGGACTTTCCTCTACTTTTTCCGTCCGTCCAATCAGCCTCTCGTCATTCTCGGCCGCACGTTCTCAGATCGCGAGACCTTGATCGGTCTCTCGCTCTTAACCGTCGTCGTCGTTTTCCTCACCACCGTCGGATCGCTCCTCATCTCGGCGTTGATGGTCGGCTTCGCGATCGTGTGCGCTCACGGTGCGTTCAAAGTTCCAGAGGATCTCTTCCTTGACGATCAAGAGCCAGCGAATTCCGGATTGCTCTCCTTCCTCGGCGGCGCTGCCTCTTCCGCCGCCGCGGCCGCCGCTCCTGTCGCCGCACGTGTCTGA
- the LOC115958187 gene encoding uncharacterized protein LOC115958187, with translation MAAPCAFPDIYFWVQNLPPITEWKKNSMSLCICSSSSSQPSLNLSIAKYNQSRNDLSFAINADFNLPVCLWTSKPFKLNSKSINLIDEETMSNLLVNFVEDVLQYGSNNKNNNSLLKFPKLGSIPNFKDIFNFSFFTLLFLICIYEAPQDLRSGCLITLKNHLASNCQSRQAIKLLMKLLGSNLEEQWMRSLNLAITNWIIEQQTTHRSLKTPSPLFSYALSTFGLWKIHLYCPVIAMDVENSSNPSVDERLQFSLTYNQLEGVIQFNYKVVIQERWVDVIVNTDNIRCDIIRLVSEALMNERGAGAAEKHFPSRISLQLTPTLQTNVLSLSVSKSSENPTREIGLEKTIEAGFDPPNSYFGLKVSAGETMTISLKPWKFEESVNGYSANLNWFLHDSMNGREVFSSKPSKISLINPKAWFKDRYSSAYRPFTRQGGVVFAGDEYGERVCWKVDKSAIGRTMEWEIRGWIWLTYWPNKYKTFYSETRRLEFREIVHLNIA, from the exons ATGGCTGCTCCTTGTGCCTTTCCTGATATATATTTCTGGGTTCAAAATCTTCCACCAATCActgaatggaaaaaaaattcaatgtcTCTATGCATATGTTCCTCAAGTTCATCCCAACCATCCCTCAATCTCTCAATAGCCAAATATAACCAATCCCGAAATGATCTCTCTTTTGCTATAAATGCAGATTTTAATCTACCTGTCTGTCTTTGGACCTCAAAACCATTCAAGCTCAACTCTAAATCCATAAATTTGATAGATGAGGAAACcatgtccaacctcttggtaaATTTTGTTGAAGATGTGCTTCAATATGGTTCAAATAACAAGAATAACAACTCCCTTCTCAAGTTCCCTAAACTAGGTTCTATTCCCAACTTCAaagatattttcaatttttcatttttcactctATTATTCCTCATTTGCATCTATGAAGCTCCCCAAGATCTCCGTTCGGGGTGTCTTATTACCCTAAAAAATCACTTGGCAAGTAATTGTCAGTCTAGACAAGCAATAAAGTTGCTCATGAAACTCTTAGGATCAAATTTAGAAGAGCAATGGATGAGGTCCTTGAACCTCGCAATTACTAATTGGATTATAGAGCAACAAACCACCCACCGCTCCCTCAAAACACCATCACCTTTGTTTTCTTATGCACTTTCAACTTTTGGGTTATGGAAGATTCATTTATATTGCCCTGTTATAGCCATGGATGTCGAAAACTCGAGCAATCCTTCTGTTGATGAGCGACTGCAATTTTCTCTTACTTACAACCAACTTGAAGGTGTAATCCAATTCAATTACAAAGTAGTAATTCAAGAGAGGTGGGTTGATGTGATAGTGAACACTGATAACATAAG GTGTGACATTATCAGACTTGTGAGTGAGGCCCTCATGAATGAACGAGGAGCTGGGGCAGCAGAAAAGCACTTTCCTTCAAGAATTTCATTGCAACTCACTCCAACTCTTCAAACCAACGTACTAAGCCTTTCGGTGAGCAAGTCATCTGAGAACCCAACAAGAGAGATTGGCTTAGAAAAAACTATAGAAGCCGGGTTTGATCCGCCTAATTCTTACTTTGGACTCAAGGTATCGGCTGGAGAGACCATGACAATAAGCTTGAAGCCTTGGAAATTCGAGGAATCGGTTAATGGTTATAGTGCAAATTTGAATTGGTTTCTTCATGATAGCATGAATGGAAGAGAGGTATTTTCTTCCAAGCCTTCAAAGATTTCATTAATTAACCCTAAAGCTTGGTTTAAAGACCGATACTCGAGTGCATACAGACCATTCACTAGGCAAGGAGGAGTGGTTTTTGCTGGAGATGAGTATGGAGAGAGAGTGTGCTGGAAGGTGGACAAAAGTGCCATAGGAAGGACTATGGAGTGGGAGATAAGAGGGTGGATTTGGTTAACATATTGGCCTAACAAATACAAAACATTTTATAGTGAGACTAGGAGGTTGGAATTTAGAGAAATTGTTCATCTTAACATTGCTTAG
- the LOC115957264 gene encoding uncharacterized protein LOC115957264 isoform X2, with amino-acid sequence MESFAALRSFNYSVGSTSNMQSLLEKPGVVPIYNASWPIPSKWCTQGLTVGGKLAFSPTKRKGAIVSSVKISEVTESSNNDSTTQGPLEEKTQGTLEKKTPRTATFPNGFEALLLEVCDETEIAELKLKVGDFEMHLKRNIGGATQVPMSGISPTIPPPIPTKPMVDSAPVAPPPPPTKSSPEKTSPFTNTSVEKSPKLAALEASGSNAYVLVPSPAVGSFRRGRTVKGKKQPPICKEGGLIKKGQVIGYLDQFGTELPVKSDVAGEVLKVLFDEGEAVGYGEPLIAVLPSFHGIQ; translated from the exons ATGGAGTCCTTCGCTGCTCTCCGATCCTTCAAct ATTCTGTAGGGAGTACATCAAATATGCAGTCCTTACTTGAGAAGCCTGGTGTGGTACCAATATATAATGCCAGCTGGCCCATCCCTAGTAAATGGTGCACTCAAGGGTTGACAGTTGGTGGGAAGCTTGCTTTTTCACCAACAAAGCGGAAGGGAGCAATAGTATCATCTGTCAAGATATCTGAAGTTACTGAATCATCTAACAATG ATAGCACCACCCAAGGACCATTGGAGGAGAAAACTCAAGGAACATTGGAGAAGAAAACTCCACGAACTGCTACTTTTCCTAATGGGTTTGAG GCACTGTTACTAGAGGTCTGTGATGAGACAGAAATTGCTGAGCTGAAATTGAAG GTTGGAGATTTTGAAATGCATCTTAAACGAAACATTGGAGGAGCCACACAAGTTCCCATGTCTGGAATTTCGCCGACAATACCACCACCTATTCCAACTAAACCAATGGTAGATTCAGCACCTGTtgccccaccaccaccaccaacaaaatCCTCCCCAGAAAAGACCAGTCCATTCACGAATACCTCTGTAGAGAAGTCTCCAAAGTTAGCAGCCTTGGAGGCTTCTGGATCCAATGCATATGTCCTAGTGCCATCTCCAGCG GTTGGCTCTTTCCGGAGGGGTAGAACTGTGAAAGGGAAGAAGCAACCTCCTATCTGTAAAGAG ggtggtttaataaaaaaaggacaAGTTATTGGATATTTGGATCAGTTTGGCACTGAACTTCCTGTGAAG TCAGATGTGGCAGGAGAAGTCTTAAAGGTCCTCTTTGATGAGGGAG
- the LOC115957264 gene encoding uncharacterized protein LOC115957264 isoform X1 encodes MESFAALRSFNYSVGSTSNMQSLLEKPGVVPIYNASWPIPSKWCTQGLTVGGKLAFSPTKRKGAIVSSVKISEVTESSNNVISDSTTQGPLEEKTQGTLEKKTPRTATFPNGFEALLLEVCDETEIAELKLKVGDFEMHLKRNIGGATQVPMSGISPTIPPPIPTKPMVDSAPVAPPPPPTKSSPEKTSPFTNTSVEKSPKLAALEASGSNAYVLVPSPAVGSFRRGRTVKGKKQPPICKEGGLIKKGQVIGYLDQFGTELPVKSDVAGEVLKVLFDEGEAVGYGEPLIAVLPSFHGIQ; translated from the exons ATGGAGTCCTTCGCTGCTCTCCGATCCTTCAAct ATTCTGTAGGGAGTACATCAAATATGCAGTCCTTACTTGAGAAGCCTGGTGTGGTACCAATATATAATGCCAGCTGGCCCATCCCTAGTAAATGGTGCACTCAAGGGTTGACAGTTGGTGGGAAGCTTGCTTTTTCACCAACAAAGCGGAAGGGAGCAATAGTATCATCTGTCAAGATATCTGAAGTTACTGAATCATCTAACAATG TTATATCAGATAGCACCACCCAAGGACCATTGGAGGAGAAAACTCAAGGAACATTGGAGAAGAAAACTCCACGAACTGCTACTTTTCCTAATGGGTTTGAG GCACTGTTACTAGAGGTCTGTGATGAGACAGAAATTGCTGAGCTGAAATTGAAG GTTGGAGATTTTGAAATGCATCTTAAACGAAACATTGGAGGAGCCACACAAGTTCCCATGTCTGGAATTTCGCCGACAATACCACCACCTATTCCAACTAAACCAATGGTAGATTCAGCACCTGTtgccccaccaccaccaccaacaaaatCCTCCCCAGAAAAGACCAGTCCATTCACGAATACCTCTGTAGAGAAGTCTCCAAAGTTAGCAGCCTTGGAGGCTTCTGGATCCAATGCATATGTCCTAGTGCCATCTCCAGCG GTTGGCTCTTTCCGGAGGGGTAGAACTGTGAAAGGGAAGAAGCAACCTCCTATCTGTAAAGAG ggtggtttaataaaaaaaggacaAGTTATTGGATATTTGGATCAGTTTGGCACTGAACTTCCTGTGAAG TCAGATGTGGCAGGAGAAGTCTTAAAGGTCCTCTTTGATGAGGGAG